A single region of the Candidatus Kryptoniota bacterium genome encodes:
- the rplA gene encoding 50S ribosomal protein L1, giving the protein MKQSKRFTEASKLVDKSKEYTVEEAVEKIKATAKAKFDESIDIAVRLGVDPRHADQAIRGTVSLPHGIGKTVRVLVLTKQVQKQDEAKQSGADYVGFDDYIKKIQEGWSDIDVIVATPDAMGEVGRLGKILGPKGLMPNPKSGTVTMDVAKAVTEIKAGKMEFRVDKSGNLHSVVGKASFDKQKLIENVNSFLAAVNRLKPASAKGQYIRTVAISSTMGPSVRIDKSLASNVH; this is encoded by the coding sequence ATGAAACAGAGCAAAAGATTCACAGAGGCTTCAAAACTTGTAGATAAGTCCAAAGAGTACACAGTCGAAGAGGCTGTCGAAAAAATAAAGGCGACTGCGAAGGCAAAGTTCGACGAGTCGATCGACATAGCCGTTCGTCTCGGCGTCGATCCGCGTCACGCCGATCAGGCGATCCGTGGTACGGTCTCGTTGCCGCATGGAATCGGAAAAACCGTTCGAGTCCTTGTGCTGACCAAGCAGGTGCAGAAGCAGGACGAGGCGAAACAGAGCGGCGCGGACTATGTCGGGTTCGACGACTACATCAAGAAAATTCAGGAAGGCTGGTCGGATATAGATGTTATCGTCGCTACGCCCGATGCGATGGGTGAAGTTGGCCGCCTCGGAAAAATACTCGGACCTAAAGGGTTGATGCCAAACCCGAAGAGCGGCACGGTGACTATGGATGTCGCCAAAGCTGTGACCGAAATTAAAGCCGGTAAAATGGAGTTCAGAGTGGACAAGTCTGGAAATCTCCACTCGGTTGTTGGAAAGGCTTCGTTCGACAAGCAGAAGCTCATTGAAAATGTCAACTCGTTTCTCGCAGCGGTGAACAGGCTGAAGCCTGCTTCGGCGAAGGGACAGTATATAAGGACAGTCGCGATTTCCTCGACCATGGGACCATCGGTCAGGATCGACAAGTCGCTTGCTTCGAACGTACACTGA
- the rplJ gene encoding 50S ribosomal protein L10: MKRNEKEEVVAEVAELISNSSSLFFTDFTGMTVAESNDLRREFHKSGVKYHVVKNTLIKKAMQKFSSDDSSYKYLVGQTAIAFGVDDPVAPAKVLKKFFDKNRKPATKAIVIDKQVFEGNRLAEFALMPTKPEMIAAILGSLQSPIAGIAGSVSAVMRDLVSVLDALGKKLSAQAS, from the coding sequence ATGAAAAGGAATGAAAAGGAAGAGGTTGTCGCGGAAGTCGCGGAGCTGATATCCAATTCAAGCAGCCTTTTCTTCACTGACTTTACTGGTATGACCGTGGCAGAGAGCAACGATCTGCGGCGGGAGTTCCACAAAAGCGGCGTCAAGTACCACGTCGTCAAGAATACACTTATTAAGAAAGCGATGCAGAAGTTTTCGTCCGACGATTCTTCCTACAAGTATCTCGTCGGGCAGACAGCGATCGCCTTCGGTGTCGACGACCCGGTAGCGCCGGCAAAAGTATTGAAGAAATTTTTCGACAAGAATCGAAAACCTGCTACGAAAGCCATCGTGATCGACAAGCAGGTATTTGAAGGCAACCGGCTTGCTGAATTTGCGCTGATGCCGACTAAGCCCGAAATGATCGCCGCGATACTTGGAAGCCTCCAGTCGCCGATCGCGGGAATAGCCGGTTCTGTCTCTGCAGTCATGCGGGACCTCGTTTCGGTGCTTGATGCTCTTGGGAAGAAACTCTCGGCTCAAGCGTCGTAA
- the rplL gene encoding 50S ribosomal protein L7/L12, with the protein MSEVVQDLVEKISKLTLLEASELKKALEDKFGVTAAAPVVMAGAVAGAAGAAAPVVEEKTEFDVNLLSCGAQKINVIKVVRAATGLGLKEAKDLVDGAPKVVKEALSKADAEKLKKELEEAGATVELK; encoded by the coding sequence ATGTCAGAAGTAGTTCAAGATCTGGTAGAGAAGATAAGCAAGCTTACTCTTCTTGAAGCGTCCGAATTAAAGAAGGCGCTTGAGGATAAGTTCGGCGTAACAGCCGCGGCTCCTGTGGTAATGGCAGGCGCGGTAGCCGGAGCAGCCGGCGCTGCTGCACCCGTAGTTGAAGAGAAGACAGAATTCGACGTCAATCTGCTCAGCTGCGGTGCGCAGAAGATCAATGTTATCAAGGTCGTCCGGGCTGCAACAGGCCTGGGCCTGAAGGAAGCGAAAGATCTCGTCGACGGAGCCCCGAAAGTGGTTAAAGAGGCGCTCTCCAAAGCCGATGCAGAGAAACTGAAGAAAGAATTGGAAGAGGCCGGCGCAACTGTCGAGCTGAAGTAA
- the rpoB gene encoding DNA-directed RNA polymerase subunit beta: MKSLNSNGQDVKRLDFAKIPQKVEYPDLLNVQIQSFKKFLQEDISAKKRRQTGLQGVFQVNFPVYDNKEHFALEFVEYSIEKPRYGVEECIEKGLTYSVTLKAKLRLASKDTSPNKEGYMEAKEQEVYLGSIPYMTDRATFIINGAERVVVSQLHRSPGVFFVETEHPNGARIWSSRVIPMRGAWLEFTTDINNILWVYIDRKKKFYATTLLRALGYEKNEDILDLFGQVEEINVAKVDLSEYMGRRLVNDVVDTKTGEIIISTADMSLEELKLTEEYISLIEKANVKKIHLLKTTRKGDDPILFNTIREDSTSSSEGALKKIYEELRSVEAQDAETARGLLEKMFFSEKRYDLGSVGRYRMNAKLSLDIPTTVTVLTKDDIVAIVDYILKLRRDEGQIDDIDHLGNRRVKTVGEQLESQFNLALTRMVRNVKERMNIHDEENFTPQGLVNARVITTVLSSFFGTSQLSQFMDQTNPLAEMTHKRRMSALGPGGLTRERAGFEVRDVHYTHYGRLCPIETPEGPNIGLISSLAVHGRVNDFGFIETPYFKVVNGIATDEIVFLSAAQEDEYKIAQANTPVDQKGRITSERVRARHHGDFILEKPSEIHFMDIATNQIVSPAAALIPFLEHDDANRALMGANMQRQAVPLIKNEAPVVGTGLERKVAVDSRTLVVAEHDGVVQYVDGSRIVVKYDINEKSDEVIASFEDLKTAEYKLRKFFRTNQDTTVNQKPLVKVGQRFKKGEVLADGCSTENGELALGRNVLVAFMPWHGYNFEDAVIVSEELVAEDAFTSLHIQSLETSVRDTKRGEEELTRDIPNVSEEMTKDLDDNGIVRVGAEVIENDILVGKITPKGETDVTPEEKLLRAIFGDKAGDVKDASLKAPPGMRGVVIDTKLFSRKKKDAESKKEEKKRLEEIEKWLKTVKGEVQEKFIGKLTEVLEEEVSAGIRAKDGSVAIRSGTVLKRETFQKFEDLEKLDFTEPWVESSRKNRLIEQIYRNYHVRVLDLEEEARRERNKAITGDELPPGIVQLAKVYVASKRKLQVGDKMAGRHGNKGVVSIVVPKEDMPFLPDGTPVGMVLNPLGVPSRMNIGQLYETALGWAAEKLGVKYASPIFDGATWEEVQGELRKAGLNENSKTVLYDGKGGETFANEVTVGYMYMMKLDHLVEDKIHARSTGQYSLITQQPLGGKAQFGGQRFGEMEVWALEAYGAAHVLQEMLTVKSDDVPGRSKLFESLVKGDNTSEPGVPEAFSVLVRELQGLGLEVKVMHDGEFSRSDERK, encoded by the coding sequence TTGAAGAGTCTAAATTCGAATGGGCAGGATGTGAAACGTCTTGACTTCGCAAAGATCCCTCAAAAGGTCGAATACCCTGATTTGTTGAACGTCCAGATCCAGTCGTTCAAGAAGTTCCTCCAGGAGGACATATCCGCGAAGAAGAGAAGACAGACCGGACTCCAGGGAGTGTTCCAGGTTAATTTCCCCGTGTACGACAACAAGGAGCATTTCGCCCTCGAGTTCGTCGAGTACAGTATCGAAAAGCCGAGATACGGCGTTGAAGAGTGTATCGAAAAAGGATTGACGTATTCGGTGACGTTGAAGGCGAAGCTCCGCCTCGCGAGCAAAGACACGAGCCCCAACAAAGAAGGGTATATGGAAGCGAAGGAGCAAGAGGTGTACCTCGGCTCCATTCCGTATATGACCGATCGCGCGACGTTCATCATCAACGGCGCAGAGCGCGTCGTCGTCAGTCAGCTCCATCGCTCTCCGGGTGTGTTCTTCGTTGAGACTGAACACCCGAACGGGGCGCGTATCTGGAGTTCGCGCGTTATCCCGATGAGAGGTGCCTGGCTGGAGTTTACAACTGACATCAATAATATCCTGTGGGTTTATATCGACAGGAAAAAGAAGTTTTATGCGACGACACTTCTGCGTGCCCTCGGGTATGAAAAGAATGAAGATATCCTCGACCTTTTCGGGCAGGTCGAAGAGATAAATGTCGCCAAGGTCGACCTCAGTGAGTATATGGGACGCAGGCTCGTCAACGACGTCGTCGATACGAAAACGGGCGAGATCATTATTAGTACTGCCGACATGTCGCTTGAAGAATTGAAACTCACCGAAGAGTATATCAGCCTTATTGAAAAGGCAAACGTTAAGAAGATTCACCTGTTAAAGACGACTCGCAAGGGTGACGATCCGATTCTTTTCAACACCATTCGCGAAGACTCAACGAGCTCGAGTGAAGGCGCGTTGAAAAAGATTTATGAAGAATTACGTTCGGTCGAAGCTCAGGACGCCGAAACAGCGCGAGGTCTGCTGGAGAAAATGTTTTTCAGCGAGAAGCGCTACGATCTCGGAAGCGTCGGCCGATACAGGATGAACGCAAAACTCTCGCTGGACATCCCGACAACCGTCACGGTGCTCACCAAAGACGACATCGTAGCGATCGTTGACTACATTTTGAAACTGAGGCGCGACGAAGGACAGATCGACGATATCGATCATCTCGGAAACAGACGAGTCAAGACTGTGGGAGAGCAGCTCGAATCGCAGTTCAACCTCGCGTTGACAAGGATGGTCCGCAATGTGAAGGAGCGGATGAATATTCATGATGAAGAGAATTTCACTCCGCAGGGTCTCGTCAATGCGCGCGTGATCACGACAGTCCTCAGCTCGTTCTTCGGGACGAGTCAACTCTCTCAGTTCATGGACCAGACGAACCCGCTGGCGGAGATGACTCACAAGCGCAGGATGAGTGCTCTCGGACCGGGCGGATTGACCCGCGAACGTGCGGGGTTCGAAGTCCGCGATGTGCATTATACTCACTACGGCCGACTGTGCCCCATTGAAACGCCGGAAGGTCCGAATATCGGATTGATTTCTTCTCTGGCAGTTCACGGAAGAGTAAACGATTTCGGTTTCATCGAGACGCCGTATTTCAAAGTGGTGAACGGAATCGCGACAGATGAGATCGTGTTCCTGAGCGCTGCCCAGGAAGATGAATACAAAATCGCGCAGGCGAACACGCCGGTCGATCAAAAGGGAAGAATTACCTCGGAGCGCGTCCGCGCGAGACATCATGGCGACTTCATTCTCGAGAAGCCGTCGGAGATCCATTTCATGGATATTGCGACGAACCAGATCGTCAGTCCTGCGGCCGCCTTAATACCGTTCCTTGAGCACGACGACGCGAACCGCGCACTCATGGGTGCGAACATGCAGCGCCAGGCAGTTCCTCTTATAAAGAACGAAGCGCCCGTCGTTGGTACCGGACTCGAGCGCAAGGTCGCAGTCGATTCGAGAACGCTCGTTGTCGCGGAACACGATGGAGTCGTCCAGTACGTAGATGGAAGCAGGATCGTCGTAAAATATGACATCAACGAGAAGTCGGATGAAGTTATTGCAAGCTTCGAGGATCTGAAAACCGCGGAATACAAACTCAGAAAGTTCTTCCGCACCAACCAGGACACAACGGTCAACCAGAAACCTCTCGTGAAGGTCGGTCAGAGGTTCAAGAAGGGCGAAGTTCTTGCTGACGGATGCTCTACGGAGAACGGAGAGCTCGCACTTGGCAGAAATGTTCTGGTAGCGTTCATGCCTTGGCACGGGTACAATTTTGAAGACGCCGTCATCGTAAGCGAAGAACTCGTCGCTGAAGATGCGTTCACCTCGCTCCATATCCAGTCGCTTGAAACGAGCGTGAGGGACACGAAACGCGGCGAAGAAGAGCTGACAAGAGATATTCCGAACGTCTCTGAAGAAATGACGAAGGATCTTGATGATAACGGGATCGTCCGCGTCGGAGCCGAAGTTATTGAGAACGACATTCTCGTCGGTAAGATCACGCCCAAAGGAGAAACGGATGTGACCCCGGAAGAGAAGCTCCTCCGGGCGATCTTCGGCGACAAAGCAGGCGACGTGAAGGATGCTTCCTTGAAGGCGCCTCCGGGAATGCGCGGAGTCGTCATTGACACAAAACTGTTTTCCAGGAAGAAGAAGGACGCTGAGTCGAAGAAGGAAGAGAAGAAACGTCTCGAGGAAATTGAGAAGTGGCTCAAGACCGTTAAGGGCGAGGTCCAGGAGAAGTTCATCGGCAAACTCACCGAAGTTCTCGAAGAGGAAGTCTCAGCAGGCATCCGCGCAAAAGACGGTTCGGTCGCGATCAGAAGTGGTACCGTCCTGAAGCGGGAGACTTTCCAGAAGTTCGAGGATCTTGAGAAACTCGATTTCACGGAACCGTGGGTTGAGAGTTCCCGTAAGAACAGGCTGATCGAGCAAATCTACAGAAACTATCATGTTCGCGTACTGGATCTTGAAGAAGAGGCACGCCGTGAACGGAATAAAGCAATCACTGGTGATGAGCTTCCTCCGGGTATTGTCCAGCTCGCGAAAGTTTATGTCGCGTCGAAACGCAAATTACAGGTCGGTGACAAGATGGCAGGCCGCCACGGCAACAAAGGAGTTGTCTCGATCGTGGTTCCCAAAGAAGACATGCCGTTCCTTCCCGATGGAACGCCTGTCGGGATGGTGTTGAATCCGCTTGGCGTGCCTTCGCGTATGAACATCGGGCAGCTCTACGAAACTGCGCTTGGATGGGCCGCAGAGAAACTCGGCGTCAAATACGCGTCTCCGATTTTCGACGGCGCGACCTGGGAAGAAGTCCAGGGTGAATTGAGAAAAGCCGGCTTGAATGAGAATTCCAAGACCGTGCTGTACGACGGCAAGGGCGGAGAAACTTTTGCAAACGAGGTGACCGTCGGTTACATGTATATGATGAAGCTCGATCACCTGGTTGAAGACAAGATTCATGCTCGTTCAACCGGCCAGTATTCTCTGATCACTCAACAGCCGCTGGGTGGCAAAGCGCAATTTGGCGGCCAGAGGTTCGGAGAAATGGAAGTCTGGGCTCTCGAAGCATACGGCGCCGCACATGTTCTTCAGGAAATGCTGACCGTCAAGAGCGACGATGTCCCGGGTCGATCGAAGCTGTTCGAGTCCCTGGTGAAGGGAGATAACACTTCCGAACCTGGCGTACCCGAAGCTTTCAGTGTTCTCGTGCGCGAACTTCAGGGACTCGGCCTCGAAGTCAAGGTCATGCACGACGGTGAATTCTCTCGCAGCGACGAGAGGAAGTAA
- the rplK gene encoding 50S ribosomal protein L11: protein MAKKVVGFVKLQIPAGQATPAPPVGPALGQKGVNIMEFCKQFNARTQDKQGLIIPVIITVFSDKSFTFITKTPPASVLLIKEAKIEKGSGEPNRNKVAKVTREQVKKIAEMKMPDLNTTDIESAISMVAGTARSMGIVVEG from the coding sequence ATGGCTAAGAAAGTTGTTGGATTTGTGAAGTTGCAGATACCTGCCGGACAAGCGACTCCCGCGCCGCCGGTTGGACCGGCCCTGGGTCAAAAGGGCGTGAATATCATGGAGTTCTGCAAGCAGTTTAATGCTCGCACACAGGACAAGCAGGGTCTCATCATACCCGTGATAATCACGGTCTTTTCCGATAAATCGTTCACATTTATAACGAAGACGCCGCCGGCGTCAGTGCTTCTTATAAAGGAAGCGAAGATAGAAAAGGGTTCGGGCGAACCGAATCGTAACAAAGTCGCCAAAGTAACCCGCGAACAAGTCAAGAAGATCGCTGAGATGAAGATGCCGGACTTGAACACCACTGACATCGAATCTGCAATCAGCATGGTCGCAGGTACTGCCCGGAGCATGGGTATCGTGGTCGAAGGTTAA
- the secE gene encoding preprotein translocase subunit SecE — MREKIIGFFNDVVKEMKKVTWPNKDELKDSTAVVLVATLIIAVFVYAVDTIVNVTLRAIL, encoded by the coding sequence ATGAGAGAAAAGATCATCGGTTTCTTCAACGATGTGGTCAAGGAAATGAAGAAGGTGACGTGGCCCAATAAGGACGAGCTCAAAGACTCAACTGCGGTAGTGCTTGTTGCGACACTCATTATCGCTGTCTTCGTTTATGCGGTTGACACGATTGTGAATGTGACGCTGAGAGCCATTTTATGA
- the nusG gene encoding transcription termination/antitermination protein NusG: MSEAKTTTKRWYVVRTYSGQEGKAVAYLESQLKESDLKEKFGEIVVPTEKVPTISEGGKKRVKIRNFMPGYVMVEAEMDDRVKAFILAVPSIISFVGPKGDPSPLRPDEVVRLKGRIDEHEERQVMEVPFKINDKVKVISGPFSTFKGEVSEVNQDRMKLKVTVTIFGRPTPVELSFTEVELER, translated from the coding sequence ATGAGCGAAGCGAAAACTACCACCAAAAGGTGGTACGTCGTCAGAACGTATTCCGGCCAGGAAGGAAAGGCCGTCGCTTATCTTGAGAGCCAACTTAAGGAGTCCGACCTGAAGGAAAAGTTTGGCGAGATCGTCGTCCCGACCGAAAAGGTCCCGACGATCAGCGAAGGCGGGAAGAAACGTGTAAAGATCCGCAACTTCATGCCGGGCTACGTCATGGTCGAGGCGGAGATGGACGATCGAGTGAAAGCTTTTATCCTTGCCGTTCCTTCGATAATAAGTTTCGTCGGCCCGAAAGGTGACCCGAGTCCGCTTCGCCCTGATGAAGTCGTCAGGCTGAAGGGCAGGATCGACGAGCATGAAGAGCGCCAGGTGATGGAAGTGCCGTTTAAGATAAATGACAAGGTGAAAGTCATCAGCGGTCCTTTCTCGACCTTCAAAGGTGAGGTCTCGGAAGTGAATCAGGACAGGATGAAGTTGAAGGTTACCGTCACGATCTTTGGACGCCCTACTCCTGTCGAATTGAGTTTTACAGAAGTTGAATTAGAAAGATAA